GGAACCGCCATGACCCTCACCGAGGACGCCACCGCCCCCTCCACCGCCCGCACCGCCGACACCGCCGTGCCGATCGTGCGCGAGCTCGACGCCCGCTGGAGCCCGCGCTCCTTCGACAAGGACGCCACCGTCTCCGACCAGCAGCTCGACGCGTTGCTCGAGGCCGCGCGCTGGGCCCCGTCCGGCAGCAACCAGCAGCCGCGCCGCTTCATCGTCGCCCGCCGTGGCACGCACGCGTTCGACACGATCGTCGACGCGCTCGTCGGCTTCAACGCCGCCTGGGCCGTGAACGCCTCGGCGCTCGTCGTCGCGATCGCCGAGACCTCCACGGTCGAGGGCGAGAAGCGCCCCTACGCCGCGTACGACCTCGGCCAGGCCGTCGCCCACCTCTCC
The genomic region above belongs to Clavibacter phaseoli and contains:
- a CDS encoding nitroreductase family protein → MTLTEDATAPSTARTADTAVPIVRELDARWSPRSFDKDATVSDQQLDALLEAARWAPSGSNQQPRRFIVARRGTHAFDTIVDALVGFNAAWAVNASALVVAIAETSTVEGEKRPYAAYDLGQAVAHLSVQAQAEGLHTHQMAGVEFDKLSAAFDLPENLQPLTVTAVGTVAPADALEGPLAERETAPRTRLPLSELVLVRE